The sequence below is a genomic window from Lolium perenne isolate Kyuss_39 chromosome 7, Kyuss_2.0, whole genome shotgun sequence.
ttgagagatgaaggtgccttttgcaagttgcctcacttggaagcctagaaagaacttcaactctcccatcatggacatctcaaatttcctagtcatcaatagctcaaaagctttgttatgattggggttagttccaccaaaaataatatcatcaacatatatttgacatataaagaggccaccccctttaacccgcttggtgaaaagggtggaatcgaccgtacccatgcaaaacccatcatgtagtaagaaatccctaaggaactcataccaagcacgtggagcttgcttgagaccgtagagtgccttatggagtaaatacacgtggttgggtcggcatgggtcttcgaaacccggggttgagccacatatgcggtttcttttaggggaccattcaaaaatgcacttttcacatccatttgatataatttgaaattgtggaaagatgcaaatgcaagcaaaagacgaatagcttcaagacgggctaccggcgcaaaggtatcctcaaaatccataccttctatttgggcaaacccttgcgccactaaccttgctttgtttcgtataacaatgccattctcatcttgcttgttcttgaatacccatttggtcccaatgacattgatgcgatgatccttgggtctctcaactagagaccatacttcattacgagtgaaacactccaattcttcttgcatggcaattacccaatccggatcgaccaaggcttcatgtaccttaagtggttcaaaactagacacaaaagcatgatgttgacaataagtgataagtaatgcatggtgtctacgagttaccactcctcttgagatgctaccaaggacttgatccactttcatgtcacttgcccttgtagcggccttgatcttccgaacggttccttcatgatcaatgaattcatctcttgctagtacttgatcatgagggaccacttgagcttgatcatgggttgaggatgtttcttgatcgtcatcatgatcttgctccatggaatgaggatcttcttcttgttcttcggattgagactcatcttgagtagaggatggttcttgagttgcacttgatggttcggcttgagttgagctaggctccacttgtggcgtgcttgagacatctactccatcatcttgatcatcattatgaacttccatgggccggatgtgtccaatgcccatatgcttgatggcactagatggatcatcatcattacctgcaacacatggaacaacttgctccacttgggagccattatcctccaagaacaccacgtcacaagatacttcaatagtcccggaggaccggttgtagtatctataggcgtgagagttctccgcatatccaacaaatataccctctatggttctagtttcaaatttaccgagctttcctttgttgttcttaacaaggcatttgcatccaaagacacgaatatacatgacattaggcttgttaccggtaaggagctcgtatggggttttgttgtggaggggacggaggaagagccggttggagtagtggacggccgtagagatggcttctccccaaaagttgtggggtgagttgaattcactcaacatggttcttgccatctcaatgatagtccggttcttcctttcaacaacaccgttttgttgaggggtgtatggtgccgaaaactcatgcttgatgccctcatcatccacaaactcttgcatagtgtagttcttgaactcggtgccattgtcggtcctaattgccttgatctcggattcatacatacgttgagctttcttggccaaggtgatgaactctctatgggtctcgtccttagacttaaggagaaagacccaagagtatcttgagtaatcatcaacaatgacaagtccatacttgcttccaccaagagtatcatagtgtgatggcccaaagaggtccaaatgaaggagctccaaaggcctagatgtggtaacaatactcttgatgggatgcttcttcttgagttgctttccggctacacatgcactacaaacacgatctttctcaaaagaaacaccggttagtcccacaatatgctcaccctttaggagttgtttaagattcctcatgttaacatgaccaaggcggcaatgccacaaccatccttcgtcatgcttggccgccattagacatgtggagaaggaggggctctctttcgagaggtcaaccacataaaggttgttctccacatatccaacaaggaccaatttgagattgtcactcctaaagacttgcacataatatttagtgaaatatgaattgtacccggcatcggcaagatgatatatagaaagtaagttatagccaaggtgttcaacaagcataaccgtctcaaggcacaagtccttagagattgctaccttgccatacccaagtacctttccctttgagttgtcaccaaaggtaatgcttgacttcttgttgatatcttcaatgaattgatcaagcacaccttttcctccggtcatatgattggtgcatccactatcaaacacccattttggaccaccggaggaataccccaacaaaatcaagtagaggatttaggaacccatcgattaatgggttcctttgcaatggcaacaatatcttttggtacccaaattgagtactctctataagcatagccattaggagggccaacatagttagcatagacatcaccataataatcaacaaataatgcatagtgatcgtttggccccgtgcggtcaccactagtggctttgccctttgaggttttgccattgttagtgaccttcttgttcttatcttgagcgggtttctccttcttgtagttgttcttcttgtgggacttggggacatatccaagtccatacttttgattgtttgacctttgcttactcaagaggtcatccaatcccatcttgttcttggcggtggtgaactttgcaagttcctttgttagcctaacattttcctcaagaatagatgcttgctcacaagaagattcattaggatgatagtcaagaccatatttggtcaccaaggactcaagatatgcattggtctcaacatgtaaagaaagttcctcttgtaaacgaatatgttcctcaacaagtttagcatgctcactagtaaaggaaatggaggaacaagcaaggttttcatcatcaatgggatccttcattgatccaagagcccttttgtaggattcttgaagtagatcatggttctctccaagtttcttgagctcatccttgacaagcttgttagctctttcaaggtggtcaagatccctagtgagagaagcatgagcaacttcaagttcctcctttgagacattgagctcttgggtcaataattgagccctatcaatagtttctaggtccttaactttatcaagttcataagtttcaatttgttgcttaagaccttgagatatgcacctttcgttttttagctcttgtcttaggagattgaatctccgttccttctcattcaattgatattctaattcctcaatggactcatccttttctttgagtgagtccatcaagaaatcaaacttgacaagagcttcaccacgaagggtgcatctaacatcatagagttccttaagcacaattaattcttcttgatcttcgttctcatcatcaagaacactagatagggaaggtgcagattccattaccttggtttcccttgccataagacaagagccaatgattggagaggagggagagtcatcggagtcatcatcttgagttgttcttgccatgaaggaaaaaccaacatcattctccgtggagtaatctttggagtagtcatatgtgaagagtgacccgggcttagagaaagctaaaccggccactccggcctccttctcctcatcttcctcttcttcatcggacaagtactcggccccaacaaaagctcttcccttgttcttcttgtaccgatcgttgattgggttcagcttcaatcttggcttgacccctttgatgaactttggcttgtctacccttttctcataagggcactcatttgcaaagtggttatcttcatcacaattgtagcaagttctcttcttcttcttgtcattgaggagcattggaaactttgccttgtacttcttggcaaagaaagcaaagtcggtagcaatgtcactagttgaagtcatctcttcatcttcttcaatttcatagtcttctttgctttcatggtcggctctagctttgagagcaaggttgtgtgacgcttcatggttgtgtgaggcttcatcaacacggttcattgccttgagcctctttccggctttggccatgctttcattggcggccacataggagactagatcatcggagttgagatcggcactcttggtcatgatttgcaagttgagtccaaggttggtgtcttcttgtttgacggcaatcatagcaatgaccttggattttatgaaggcttcgttcatctcgaatccgtcattgtacttctcagcaccaagtcccttgacccttactttcagagcaccaagcctagcataggcatcgaatacggattctccatctcgaatcatgaactggtaggcctcttgctttgcggtctcatagagagctgattggatcaaatcggttccctcttggagtactacgatccgatcccacaactctttagcggagacaatgtcatcgacttgatcaagaagcttgcggttgatgccacttctaatcttgtcacgtgcggatgcattgagttgacggttgtagaactcggtggaggtcaaccgagtaggatcttgtggctcccgatgtccatgaacaatgagctcccatagctccacactgcagctgcgaatatgagattccatagcagatttccaatgtggaaagtgagttccatcgtaatggggaacggtcccactatggtttatatgaggcatgggtgaagtgtttctgggatagtcatggttaacatcatggtaggattccttagaggccgaagccccactaggagttccacccgcagttaggttcttaagcatggcagtcatttctgtcatttggttttgtagctcatcctcctttttcttcttctcggcatcatatgccaagaatctagatttcatctctttaaccgaaaggttagagtcgtcatctagaccctcgaagagtttatccatctcactcttaaggcggtgaagcccttaataagagtccaggctctgataccaattgaaagtatagagatggtaaacctagagggggggtgaataggtttctacaaattttaattctttctttgcaatattaggctttgcggaatataaagatgagcctaatgcaaactaggtgaagcaacctatatgaggatacaactaactcgagcacgaaggctctcacaggcagttaaatcacaagtaaggagttcggttagagataaccgatagcacgcggagacgaggatgtattcccgtgttcccttgctttgcaacaaggtacgtcacgtttggaggagtggaggtcccacgaaggattccccgcgccacgaaggctcaccctattctccggagcctatcccacgaaggaatagctcactcacttgtggtagactttgaggtagcctccaaaccttcacaatcttgcccggagcaaatccacagcccggatgcttccggactcctcttgcctacctagggtttccaaggaaccctaggaagcaagcttctcaatgaatacaagggggaatgagatttggcttggtagaacggtagatcgggtcctcctctaatgattccccggagggatttgagtttgggtggaggaggagggagatctgaggcttttggtgtttctagcaatggagtatgagagagagagctcaagaacagcttgtagtgtagtgcctaactgttcagaggtaggagaagacctatttatagtgttcttcgaaatacggccgttggtcacttgccacatcagcagattcttcgagaaacccggtcaaccggatttggcgccggacaggcgGTCCACAGCCAGTCGGACCGGGCCACGCatcgggccggccggtttccaaccggagctgggaccgggtcttgaccgggcaggcttcgagcttcttggatggcgcccggatgtcacagcgCAGAGTCCGGTTCTTGACCGAGCCGCTCGGTGCagtgcccggtcagaccgggccatggaccggagcagccggtccgaaaccgggctggtgaccggacgcagaCTGGAGGGCTCGCCTTCTTTACTGgaacttgcccggatggcaccggttctgggtccggttggtgaccgggctgtccggtgccagggccggtccgaccggatctgtgaccggccaggctcagaaaaactagctgatttttcgtcgaattggggggggggtctcccgttgccttttgttccattgctacaccatcatacctctttggctaatacctgaaagtcatcttgtaggcatgtattagtccaaatactctagcacggtgtcatagataccaaaataatggataagggtaaaatacccttacacaagATCCAGcatccgccgctgctgctccgcctcctcgcgctcccagtcgcgcctggaccactccagtgcggcatcgatggggaggctgttgtcggcgggcaccaggtccttcagcgacctggcgatcgcctccgctaccgcggcgtcctccgcgcgcttcgcctcctcctcggcgagctggttggcggcggcctcggcggcctccttcttcgcCGACTTCCTCTTCCTCCCGCGCTTCGGCGAGGAGGGTTgttcgcggatgacgagggcgccgttgctgcgccctctggtcggtggtggagatgccggctccttcttgacgcgcgccGGTGTCGACGGAGACGCCGACTCCTTTTTAACGAAGACCGACGTCGACCCGCCGGACCTGGACGCCGAcccagacgaggaggaggacggcgccatcctcctcggcaGCCAGGAGGTACCGCGCCGGCACGACAGAGTCGCCGCCTCCGGTGGCGGCATTTGCAGGACGGGGAAATtcccgccctcgatgtgcgcgagcacattcgaGAGGGTGCGGTcaggcgcgctccaccaccggcggcggccggcggcgttgttccttgccggaggaggaggaggagggccgtcatACGCGGCGAGTTCGCGCTCGTACCTGCGCCGGAAGAACTCGGTCGCCCACATTCGAGAGGGTGCGGTcaggcgcgctccaccaccggcggcggccggcggcgttgttccttgccggaggaggaggagggccgtcatACGCGGCGAGTTCGCGCTCGTACCTGCGCCGGAAGAACTCGGTCCACGCTTCGTAGTTGTCGGGGTAGAAGCGtggatccgcgcgctgctcgtcactgagagtgaTGGGCACCGCGTCGATCTCCCCCTCGAGCGCGGCCCGACCCATCGGTggcggcgggatcggcacgccgccCACGCTAAGCCTCCATCCTcccggcgcgcggaagtccggcggcgccgggtagcccgccGCGTGGAGGAGCCGTCCCTCCCATTGGTGCAGAGAGCGGtggccgaagccgttgttggccgcaccgTCTTTCGCCATTGCTGGTTCGTTCGAGTTCGGGGAAGATTTGGGGGTAGGCGAAtgaggtgaatgcggggcagacGCGGTAGTTTGGCGATAAATAGTGGTAGGCGCGTgtgaaaccgaggcgacgataTTAACTCGCCGCGCGGAAGCTACACggccggcgaatgctgaccggcggcaggcttttacagcgcgcggaagacgatgcgatgaggacgacgatcggtgtctctcgccgacaagttggggccaccagacgcgcgggaagtttcctcggcgtttcccgcgctttcatttcgtccggactccccgagcgctccccggggggccggggatggcgtgggatcgccggatgaatttatgtccaaatccggacgaaatcgaggaaccgggggcgcgactgggccgaatttcgccgtccggatgacaaAACACGGtcctgggggcctcgtcggggagacgagtggagatgctctaactataCTTTGATTTTGGGGGCAGcaagtttcagacgcactctttttcttACCAGGTATCGAAggagactggaaggtttttaatgagacggCTTGCTAGCTTAATATATTATGGTTTAAAAAAACTTtttagtaaaaaaaaaaaaggttaacCGGTCAAAACGAGTACTCCACTTGAGGTCATTTCACTTGAGGTGATCCACTCAGGAACCTAGATAGTACCTCTACTAGTCTACTACTATCTCGGTATCTCCCGAATAATCCATGGCGCTGGAAGATTCTACCAATACTACTTCTGCTGGCGTCTGCGTCGTCTCCCGCCGCACGGTCCAGCCGTTGCGGAGCGGCGAAGCCACGAGCGCGGTGGAGCTCAAGGGCGAGACGGTGCACCTGACGCCGTGGGACCTCCAGATGCTCACCGTGGACTACATCCAGAAGGGCGTCCTCCTGCCCAATCCCCCCACCGGAGACCGCGGCGAGCTTCTCGTTGGGCGCCTCGCGTCGTCCTTCGCGCGCGCGCTGGGACGCTTCTACCCTTTCGCCGGCCGCCTCGCCGTCGAGAAGCGGCAGGGCACCGTGGCCGTCTCCCTGCGCTGCAGCAGCGAGGGCGCCGAGTTCGTCCACGCGGTGGCGCCCGGCATCACCGTGGCCGACGTCGCCGCGTCGACGTACGTCCCTCGCGTGGTCTGGTCCTTCTTCCCGCTCGACGGGCTCGTCGGCGCGGACGCCGCTGCGGGATCTCGCCCCGTCCTCGCCGCGCAGGTCACCGAGCTCGCCGACGGCGTCTTCGTCGCCATGTCGCTCAGCCACGGCGTCGCCGACGGGACCGCGTTCTGGCACCTATTCAACACCTGGTCCGAGATGAGTCGTCTAAGCGGCGCCGACGCAGAGatctccgcgccgccgccggtgctCGAGCGGTGGTTCCCGGACGCCTGCCCTGTTCCGATCCCTCTGCCCTTCGCCAAGCTGGACGACATCGTCCGGCGGTTCGAGTGCCCGCCGGTTCAGGAGTGCTTCTTCCACTTCTCCGCGGAGCGCGTACAGAGCCTGAAGGCAAGAGCGAACGCCGAGGCTACCGGCGCCGGCTCCGCCACCATCTCCTCGCTCCAGTCCCTGCTCGCGCACGCCTGGCGCGCGGTGTCCCGCGCCCGGCGCCTCTCGCCGGCGGAGGAGACGACGTACACCGTGCTCGTAGGGTGCCGCGGCCGCGTCAAGCGCGTGCCACAGGGGTACGCGGGCAACGCCGTGGTGCGCGCCACGGCGAGGGCCACGGCCGGCGAGATCACGGACAACGGGCTGGGCTGGACGTCGCGGCTGCTGAACCGCGCCGTCGCGTCGCTGGACGAGGCGGCGATGGTGGGGTCGCTGTCGTCGTGGCACCTGGACCCGCGGTTCGCGTACCTGGCGGGGTTCTGGAACCCGGCGATGTTGGTGACCGGGAACTCGCCGCGGTTCGACGCGTACGGCAACGACTTCGGGTGGGGCACGCCGGTGGCCGTGCGGAGCGGCGGCGCGAACAAGGTCGACGGGAGGGTGACCGTGTACCAGGGACGCGATGGCCGCGGGAGCATGGGGCTGGAGGTGTGCCTCGCGCCGGAGGCGCTCGCGCGGCTTGTTGCTGACGATGAGTTCGTCTGTCAAGATTGACTTGATCCTAGTTCGTCTACCTACATCCATGTTCCAATCGATTTCTTTGGTGAATAATCAATTTTAAAAGGAGATTTGAGACGAACCACTGCAATCCCGACACTGTCAGTGAGAATGCCTTAAACTTGTCTCGCCCTCCGTCTCGTTAAATTTATCTaagatttattaaaatttaaatATAAATTAATAGAGTATTTA
It includes:
- the LOC127314249 gene encoding uncharacterized acetyltransferase At3g50280-like — protein: MALEDSTNTTSAGVCVVSRRTVQPLRSGEATSAVELKGETVHLTPWDLQMLTVDYIQKGVLLPNPPTGDRGELLVGRLASSFARALGRFYPFAGRLAVEKRQGTVAVSLRCSSEGAEFVHAVAPGITVADVAASTYVPRVVWSFFPLDGLVGADAAAGSRPVLAAQVTELADGVFVAMSLSHGVADGTAFWHLFNTWSEMSRLSGADAEISAPPPVLERWFPDACPVPIPLPFAKLDDIVRRFECPPVQECFFHFSAERVQSLKARANAEATGAGSATISSLQSLLAHAWRAVSRARRLSPAEETTYTVLVGCRGRVKRVPQGYAGNAVVRATARATAGEITDNGLGWTSRLLNRAVASLDEAAMVGSLSSWHLDPRFAYLAGFWNPAMLVTGNSPRFDAYGNDFGWGTPVAVRSGGANKVDGRVTVYQGRDGRGSMGLEVCLAPEALARLVADDEFVCQD